A window of Streptomyces sp. NBC_01241 genomic DNA:
GTCAAGGTGGAGCGCGCCACTGTACGAACGACCTTGACGCCCTGGGCCACGATTGCTCGGCTCTGCCTGGGTCGAAGGTGGGCGGGATGGGAGCCCACGACGCTCGCCACGAATCCGCCGGCACTCGCGAACGGCCCCCCGTCCATCCCGGAGTTTGAGCGCCCCCGCCGGAGGCATGTCTTGAAGCCGCGGGCTTGGTTCTCGACTCAGGAGCCGTAGTTCGCTGCGGCCCCAGGGGCCCGGCCTGGGAGCCGAAGGCGCAGAGGGCCGGGCACAAGGGGCCGGCCCGCGCCTTGCGCGGGCACTTGAACCCGTCGAGAAGGTTTCTACTCACGCAGCCCACCGCTACCCGATGCGCATGAGGAACTGCCGTCAAGTACTACCGTCAACGCCCCCGCCGCGAGTCGCTGCGGGGGCGTTCTGACTGGTGGGCGCGGACGGTTTCGAACCGCCGACATCTGCTTTGTAAGAGCAGCGCTCTACCCCTGAGCTACGCACCCGTGGATGAAGCAACAGCGTACATGGACTACGGCCCACGGTCACAAACGGTGCCGGGACAGCAGTGGACGGCAGTGGACGGCAGGGGACGGCAGGGGACGGCAGTGACCACGGTGGCCGGGGACGTGGTGTGGCCGAGGTGTCGTGCGGGGGATATCCCCACCCCTCATACGGTAGCCGTCCGGATTCTGCCGGTGGGGCGGCGTACGTACGGTGAAGGGCACACCGTCGGGGACCACCCGCCGTACGACTTGGGGGAAGTTCATCGTGGCACTCCGTACCCGCACTCTCATCGCGTCCGCCGGAGCCGTGCTGCTCGGTTTCGGGCTCACCGGCTGTGGCGGGACGGATGCGAAGGACGCGCCCGCCGAGCACAAGTCGTTCGCGCTCAGTGGGAAGACGCTGACCATCCATTCCGGGCAGTCGACGCTGGAGCTCGTACCGGCCGATGTGCGGAAGGTCGAGGTGACCCGTCGTGTGGGCGGGTGGGTGGTTCTGGGGAACGGGCCCGATCCCCAGTGGAAGATGCGGGACGACACGCTCACGCTCAAGGTGAAGTGCAGCGCGATCATCAGCGACTGTGCCTCGGAGCACCAGGTGAAGGTGCCGCGTGGCGTGGCGGTGGTCGTCGACGGGGACAACGGGAAGATCGTCGCGTCCGGCTTCGACACTCCGCTCACCCTCCGCGCCGACAACGGGAAGGTGACCGTCCGGGACTCCAGTGGGCCGCTCAGGCTGGAGAGTGACAACGGGGGCATCGTCACCGAAAGGATTTCGGCCAAGTCCGTGTCTGCGCGGTCCGACAACGGCATGGTCCGGCTGGGGTTCGCCTCGGTGCCGGATCTCGTGGACACCGTCAGTGACAACGGAGGGATCACCATCGACCTGCCGACCGGCTCCGTGAGGTATGCGGTGGACGCCGTCGCCGACAACGGAAGAGTCTCGGTGGACGCGCCGCGCAGCGACGACAGCAGCCACGTGGTCAAGGCCCGGAGCGGCAATGGTCAAGTCACCGTCCGAAGCGTGAACTAACCGGCCCGTGTGTTCGTCCTTACCTGGTGGGAGAATGTACCGGGCAGGGCGAAACGGCACGGGAGAGGGATGTGACGGCGACACACGCGCGGCCGCAGGCGAGAGCGGGTGGGAGTTCCGCCGTCGAGGGTGTCCAGGGTGCCGGGCGTATCGGGGGCGCCAGGGCTGCCAGGGGCTTCGGGGATGTCCTCGTGCTGATGTTGCTGCCTGTGCCGCTGCTCGCCGCCGCGCTGCCCGCCGCTTTCGCCGGTGGCGGTACGCGGCGCTGGTTCGGCGGGCGCGGGGAGAGTCAGCGGGCGGACGCCCAGGCCGCGAAGGACGCCGCCGCTGCCGCCTTCTACGAGCTCGACACCGCCCAGCGCGATCTGCGGATCTCGATCGAGACGATCACCGCGGTGGACAGCTCGCCCGGTGCACGCAAGGCCGTGGACGATTTCGCCGCGCTCGGCCGGCGGATCGACGAGGCCAGCCATACGTACATCACCGCGGTCGACGCACACGACCTGGATCGGGACGATCTGGAGTCGGCCGTCGCAGCCCGTGCCAGGACCGAGCTGACCACCGCCAAGGACGAGCTGGTTCGCGTCAAGGGCGACCTGGACCGGTTCGCGCAGGGTCTGGGGCCGTTGCTGGGCAACGCGGAGACGCAGCTCGCCCGGCTCGCGCCAGCCGTGGAGCGGGCACGGCAGGCGCTCCTCGGCGCGAGCAATGCTCTCGATGCGGTGCGGGCGTCCGGACTGCGAGCGGATGATCTCGCCGCGCGACTGGCTGCCCTCGCGCCCGAGCTGACCAAGCTCAATCAGGGGGCCGGCCGCCATGGCGTTGCGGAGACCTTGCAGCGTGCCGATCGGGTGCTGCGCGACGCCGAGGCGGTGCGGGCCGAGGCGGTACGGCTGCCCGAGCGGGCCGCCGAGATCGACCACCGGCTGGTGTCGTTGCGTACGCGCGCCCAGGCGCTGACGACCCGGGCGGGCTCGGTGGAACCGGTGCTGAGCGAGCTGCGGCGGCGGTTCTCGGCCGCGTGCTGGCAGGACCTCCAGCCCGTGCCGGAGCAGGCGGCGAGCAACGTGCGGCAGGCGGAGGAGAAGCTGAAGGAAGCCGTCGCGGCGCGGGACGAGCAGCAATGGGCCGACGCGATCTCCCGGCTGAGCACGGTACGCGCCCTGCTGAACGCCACGGACGAGGCCGTGTCCGCCGCGGGCGACCGGCTGCACCGGCTGAACGACGTGGCCAAGGACCCGCAGGAGGAGATCCAGCGGACGCGGTTCGCGGTCCGGGATGCCCAGCGTCTGGCCATGGCCGGGCGCCACACGCCCGAACCGCGCCACGCCCGCCCGCTGGACGACGCCGTGGCCCGGCTGGATCGCGCCATCGCCGGACTGGAGGAACGCCATCCGGACTACTGGCACTTCCTGACCGAGACCGAAGCCGTACGGCAGACGGCCGCGCGGGTGGTCTCCGACATCCGTGAGGAGCGCGGGGCGGGCACCTGAGCTGTACGGGCTCGGTCACGGGCTCGGTCACGGGCTCCGAGCGACCCGAGGAAGGGGAGGGGGTAGGAACGGGCTTTCCGGTCTTCTGATGTGCGGCGGCAACACCGCGGGCGGATCCTGGTAGTACGCCCGAAGGAGACCGACATGGCCACCCATGTACTGCACGCCCCTGGACGGCCCACCCCGCGCCGCCATCGCAGGACCAGCCCGCTCGACAGGCACCTGCCCGTCGATCACCGGCTCAACCGCGTCTACCGGGTCGGCGCGGGGCTGATGGGACTGGTGCTGCTCGCCTTCGGAATCCTGGGGCTGATCGACGAGATCGGCTTCTTCAGTACCGGTGGAGCCACCGTCGCGGGTCTCAACACCAACGGCGCCCTCAGCGTTCTGTCCATCTGTGTCGGCCTGCTGCTGTTCATCGGGATGGTGATCGGCGGCAACATCGCCTCGACGCTCAACATAATTCTGGGCATCGCCTTCATCCTCAGCGGCTTCATCAATCTCGCCCTGCTCGATACCGGCTACAACTTTCTCGCCTTCCACCTCCAGAACGTGCTGTTCAGTTTCGTGGTCGGACTGATGCTGATGGTCTTCGGGATGTACGGGCGGGTCACCGGCGGCCTTCCGCACGACAATCCGTACTGGCGGACCCGCCACCCCGAGGAGGCCGAGCAGGAGCTGCGGAGGGTTCGGCGGGATACGGCAGGGGCAATGCCGGTCGTCCGTCGCCCTGACCACCCGTAGACGCGGGAGTCGTAGAGCCGTGCTCCGTAGACCCGTGATCCGTAACCCGGGACTCGTAACCCGTACTTCGTCCCGGTCCGTGCTGGACAGCCTCGGCTAGCCTGGGCGCATGCCTCGTTACGAGTACCGCTGCCGCTCCTGCGGAGACACGTTCGAACTCAGCCGCCCGATGGCCCAGTCGTCGGACCCGGCCTCCTGCCCCGCCGGGCACGCCGACACCGTGAAGCTGCTGTCCACCGTGGCCGTGGGCGGGACGTCGGCCAAGTCCGCGCCTGCCGCCCCGTCGGCCGGCGGTGGTGGGGGCGGGGGCGGCTGCTGCGGTGGGGGTTGCTGCGGCTGAGAGAGCGGGTGGCCGGGGCCGCCCCGCGAGGCCCTACCGCTTGCGGGAGAGCGTCAGGCCGTCGGACACGGTGAGCAGCACGCTGTCCATGCGCGGATCGGCGGCCACGTGGTCGTTGAATTCCTTGATCGCCGCCGCGCCGCCGGTCGCCTGCGGGTCGGTCACCCCGCCGTGGAAGAGCACGTTGTCCGTGACGACGAGGCCGCCCTGCCGCATCCGGGGCACCAGTTCTTCCCAGTACGGGATGTAGTTGCCCTTGTCCGCGTCGAGGTAGGCGAGGTCGATGTGCGGCTCGGCCGGCATCGCCCGCAGTGTGTCGAGCGCCGGGGCGATACGGAGTTCGATCCGGTCGGCGACGCCCGCCTTCTCCCAGGCCTCGCGCCCGTACGCGGTCCACTCCTCCGAGATGTCGCAGGCGATCAGCCGTCCGTCCGCGGGCAGCGCCTGGGCCATCGACAGGGCGGAGAAGCCGGTGAACGTCCCGACCTCCACGATGTACCGGGCTCCGGTCAGCCGGACGAGGAAGGCGAGCAGGGGCCCCTGCTCCTCGGCGGACTGCATGCCGGCGTACTCGGGCAGGCGGGCGTACGTGGTCTCGATGAGCTCGCGCTGCACCGCGTCCAACGGTGGATTGTGCGCCAGCATGTACGCGTACAGCTCGTCCGTGATCTTGGTTTCGTTGCCCTTGGACATCGCTGCTCCTCGTCGGTCGTACCGGACGGACGGGCCCGGGCTCTTCTCCGTTCCCGTCCCGGCCCCTGTCCTCACATACTGCTACCGCCTGCCGGACGAGGGCGTCAGCCCCGGGCCCGAGGCCCGCAGGAAGTGCCGCAGGATCTCCTCGCCCGCCGCCACGCCGCGCTCGGCCGTGACGTCGACGTGCGGGGCGCTCCAGCCGGTGTCGGCGAGTTCGCCGTGGGCCGGGCGCCAGGCATGGTCGGCGGCGAGGAGCAGGTCGGCGTCGAGGAGGCTGTCACCGGCGGCGAGAGTGAGCGTGGCGCCGGTGCGTCGGGCGACCTCGTCCATCGCGGCGCTCTTGGTGAGCG
This region includes:
- a CDS encoding FmdB family zinc ribbon protein, with protein sequence MPRYEYRCRSCGDTFELSRPMAQSSDPASCPAGHADTVKLLSTVAVGGTSAKSAPAAPSAGGGGGGGGCCGGGCCG
- a CDS encoding DUF4097 family beta strand repeat-containing protein; protein product: MALRTRTLIASAGAVLLGFGLTGCGGTDAKDAPAEHKSFALSGKTLTIHSGQSTLELVPADVRKVEVTRRVGGWVVLGNGPDPQWKMRDDTLTLKVKCSAIISDCASEHQVKVPRGVAVVVDGDNGKIVASGFDTPLTLRADNGKVTVRDSSGPLRLESDNGGIVTERISAKSVSARSDNGMVRLGFASVPDLVDTVSDNGGITIDLPTGSVRYAVDAVADNGRVSVDAPRSDDSSHVVKARSGNGQVTVRSVN
- a CDS encoding DUF4383 domain-containing protein, which encodes MATHVLHAPGRPTPRRHRRTSPLDRHLPVDHRLNRVYRVGAGLMGLVLLAFGILGLIDEIGFFSTGGATVAGLNTNGALSVLSICVGLLLFIGMVIGGNIASTLNIILGIAFILSGFINLALLDTGYNFLAFHLQNVLFSFVVGLMLMVFGMYGRVTGGLPHDNPYWRTRHPEEAEQELRRVRRDTAGAMPVVRRPDHP
- a CDS encoding O-methyltransferase, coding for MSKGNETKITDELYAYMLAHNPPLDAVQRELIETTYARLPEYAGMQSAEEQGPLLAFLVRLTGARYIVEVGTFTGFSALSMAQALPADGRLIACDISEEWTAYGREAWEKAGVADRIELRIAPALDTLRAMPAEPHIDLAYLDADKGNYIPYWEELVPRMRQGGLVVTDNVLFHGGVTDPQATGGAAAIKEFNDHVAADPRMDSVLLTVSDGLTLSRKR